Proteins encoded within one genomic window of Humulus lupulus chromosome 1, drHumLupu1.1, whole genome shotgun sequence:
- the LOC133831491 gene encoding protein FAR1-RELATED SEQUENCE 5-like, whose amino-acid sequence MDDTSFVDKDLQSRRKNRFECRDGMLSLNTDMESKVEIESERKKHIELVHSKISNDAIPKVGMEFDTKEEAYHFYNAYAYKIGFSIRRSKMHKDLEGRITNRVLCCSCEGYREKDKRDVTVKSHRAETRFGCLARMKIYCQNGKYRVVEFIIEHAHMTSSPSKIHLHRSQRKLTLAQTSEIDLADISGIPPKASYDLMTRRVGGHENLGYTIDDCRNYLQTKRTIQMRLGDTGGILEYLQGMQLEDPAFVSAIQADEDDMITNIFWADGKMMADYFHFGDVISFDTTYKKK is encoded by the coding sequence ATGGATGATACTTCTTTTGTTGATAAAGATTTGCAATCACGACGAAAAAATAGATTTGAATGTAGAGATGGGATGTTGTCTCTGAATACTGATATGGAGTCAAAAGTTGAGATtgaaagtgaaagaaaaaaacaCATAGAATTGGTTCATTCTAAAATCTCTAATGATGCAATACCAAAAGTTGGTATGGAGTTTGACACAAAAGAAGAAGCTTATCATTTCTATAATGCTTATGCTTACAAGATAGGTTTTAGCATTCGAAGAAGTAAAATGCATAAAGATTTAGAAGGGAGGATAACAAATAGAGTACTTTGTTGTTCATGTGAAGGTTATCGTGAAAAAGATAAACGAGATGTCACGGTGAAATCTCATCGTGCTGAAACAAGATTTGGTTGTTTAGCACGAATGAAAATTTATTGTCAAAATGGTAAATATCGTGTGGTTGAGTTTATTATTGAGCATGCACATATGACTTCAAGTCCTAGTAAAATTCATTTACATAGATCTCAAAGGAAATTGACTCTTGCTCAAACATCTGAAATTGATTTAGCCGACATCTCAGGGATTCCTCCCAAGGCAAGTTATGACTTGATGACTAGGCGAGTGGGTGGGCATGAGAACCTTGGATATACCATTGATGATTGTAGGAACTATTTGCAAACTAAACGAACAATTCAAATGAGATTAGGTGATACCGGAGGTATTCTTGAATATCTTCAAGGCATGCAATTAGAAGATCCTGCTTTTGTTAGTGCCATACAAGCTGATGAAGATGATATGATAACCAATATATTTTGGGCAGATGGAAAAATGATGGCTGATTATTTTCATTTTGGTGATGTTATATCTTTTGATAccacttacaaaaaaaaataa
- the LOC133831557 gene encoding protein FAR1-RELATED SEQUENCE 9-like, protein MFLGVNHHKQTIIFGAALLYDETTQNFIWLFDTFVKVMPGKKPKTILIDQDAAMEKALSSQWPEITHRLCIWHIYQNAAKHLSGVFEHFREFTKNFSSCIYDYEEKDEFFEAWNNMLEKYDLISNKWLQDMFDLKEKRALVNGRETFCADMTTTQRSESMNNVIKNYVSYNYDIPRFFQHFQRLVEDCRHGELKVDFKATQRALSLSLPIEILKHASIVYTPAVFRMFEKELCKAYDCAMNIQNEVGTVTEYKITPHEKHLNHTVIYDSSNGTVTYSCKKIDFAGILCVHILKVYSSRNIKRIPYQYILKRWTKYSKIGNSTTEQGESMFVGDTKKKRKGKML, encoded by the coding sequence ATGTTTCTTGGAGTAAATCATCACAAGCAAACCATTATCTTTGGAGCTGCACTATTATACGATGAAACTACTCAAAattttatttggttatttgaCACATTTGTTAAGGTAATGCCAGGAAAAAAGCCAAAGACTATTCTCATAGACCAAGATGCAGCAATGGAAAAAGCTTTATCTTCTCAATGGCCAGAAATAACTCATCGCCTATGTATTTGGCATATATACCAAAACGCTGCAAAACATCTTAGTGGAGTTTTTGAACATTTTCGAGAATTTACTAAGAATTTTAGTAGTTGTATCTATGACTATGAAGAAAAGGATGAATTCTTTGAAGCTTGGAATAATATGCTTGAGAAATATGATCTTATCAGTAACAAATGGTTGCAAGATATGTTTGATTTAAAGGAAAAAAGGGCATTAGTAAATGGAAGAGAGACATTTTGTGCAGATATGACAACCACTCAACGAAGTGAAAGTATGAATAATGTGATTAAGAATTATGTTAGCTATAATTATGACATTCCGagattttttcagcattttcaaAGGTTAGTTGAGGATTGTCGACATGGTGAATTGAAAGTTGATTTCAAAGCAACACAACGTGCATTGTCACTATCTTTGCCAATAGAAATATTGAAGCATGCATCCATTGTTTACACTCCAGCTGTATTTAGAATGTTTGAAAAAGAATTGTGCAAAGCTTATGATTGTGCTATGAACATTCAAAATGAGGTCGGAACAGTGACAGAGTATAAAATTACCCCTCATGAAAAACATTTAAATCATACTGTTATATATGATTCTTCCAATGGAACAGTGACATACAGTTGCAAGAAAATTGATTTTGCAGGAATTTTGTGTGTGCATATTTTGAAAGTATATTCATCTAGAAATATCAAAAGAATTCCTTATCAATATATTTTGAAAAGGTGGACAAAGTATTCTAAAATAGGAAATTCTACAACTGAGCAGGGTGAGAGTATGTTTGTTGGGGatacaaaaaagaaaagaaaagggaagaTGCTATAA